In the genome of Notamacropus eugenii isolate mMacEug1 chromosome 5, mMacEug1.pri_v2, whole genome shotgun sequence, one region contains:
- the SNIP1 gene encoding smad nuclear-interacting protein 1 → MKEAKPERERRQRRRRRRRPEAEDEPAAAAGDDVLVPDLSLVKQERRSPTPASRSHRPRARARRGSSGSPSPAPDEEAPLPPPAPRARGARASGDRAGSCSRSPTKRKNKSFGRRSRSPRSKRSRSPHHSVVKVKQERDSENHPRRGRDERQHREQQEQEHRRERNGDRDRHHSHSNQRKTTGERPSGGRNRDAQNLQEQETEREFYNSRRRERRQKKDVGGSSDENQEIVLQSAGGHSKGKDPPNKEKPSFELSGALLEDTNMFRGVVIKYSEPPEARIPKKRWRLYPFKNDEVLPVMYIHRQSAYLLGRHRRIADIPIDHPSCSKQHAVFQYRLVEYTRADGTIGRRVRPYIIDLGSGNGTFLNNQRIEPQRYYELKEKDVLKFGFSSREYVLLHESSDTSEVDRKEDEDEEEEEISDS, encoded by the exons ATGAAGGAGGCGAAGCCCGAGCGGGAGCGGAGGCAGCGGAGGCGGCGCCGGCGGCGGCCGGAGGCCGAGGACGAGCCGGCGGCAGCGGCGGGGGACGACGTGCTGGTGCCGGATCTGTCGCTGGTGAAGCAGGAGCGGCGCAGCCCGACCCCCGCGTCCCGCTCGCACCGGCCACGGGCCCGGGCCCGGCGCGGCTCCTCGGGAAGTCCGAGCCCGGCGCCGGACGAGGAGGCGCCGCTGCCGCCCCCGGCCCCGCGAGCCCGCGGCGCTCGTGCCTCCGGCGACCGCGCCGGCAGCTGCAGCAG ATCACcaaccaaaaggaaaaacaagtccTTTGGGAGAAGAAGCAGATCTCCTCGGAGTAAGAGAAGCCGTAGCCCTCACCATTCTGTAGTCAAGGTGAAGCAG GAACGAGATAGTGAAAACCACCCcaggagaggaagagatgaaagacAACACAGGGAGCAACAGGAACAAGAACACAGGCGGGAGAGAAATGGTGACCGAGACAGACACCATAGTCATTCTAACCAGAGGAAGACCACTGGTGAGAGGCCTAGTGGTGGGCGGAATCGAGATGCCCAGAACCTACAGGaacaggaaacagaaagagagTTTTATAACTCTCGGCGACGGGAGCGTCGCCAGAAGAAAGATGTGGGTGGCAGCAGTGATGAGAATCAGGAGATTGTTCTGCAGTCTGCTGGTGGCCACAGTAAAGGAAAAGACCCACCCAATAAAGAGAAGCCCAGCTTTGAGCTGTCAGGGGCACTTCTTGAGGATACCAACATGTTCCGGGGTGTGGTGATAAAGTATAGTGAGCCTCCAGAAGCACGGATCCCAAAGAAACGCTGGCGCCTTTACCCCTTTAAGAATGATGAGGTGCTCCCTGTCATGTATATCCACAGACAAAGCGCTTATCTTCTGGGCCGTCACCGGCGAATTGCAGATATTCCTATTGACCACCCTTCCTGTTCAAAGCAGCACGCAGTGTTTCAGTATCG gcttgTAGAATACACTCGTGCTGATGGCACAATTGGCCGAAGGGTAAGGCCATATATCATCGACCTTGGTTCAGGCAATGGGACCTTCTTGAACAATCAGCGCATTGAGCCACAGCGTTACTATGAACTAAAGGAGAAGGATGTGCTCAAATTTGGGTTCAGTAGTCGGGAATATGTACTGCTTCATGAATCTTCAGACACCTCTGAGGTGGATCGAAaagaagatgaggatgaggaggaggaggagatatcTGACAGCTAG